CTCAATGTCTTCTACGCGGTAGCCACAGATAACGCCGGTAATGAGGTGGGCATTGGGATGCAACCGTGCCTGCCCAAAAAAGTTTTCGAAGTTGGTTTTGCTATTGATGTGGGCTTGCAATTCATCTGCTGTATAGCCGGTAAGCCACAGAATGACTTCATCGAGCTCGGCTTTGCTGCGGCCCTTCTTTTCTACTTTGGCAATGTAGTGCGGATACACGGATGCAAAGCTCATGTTGGCAATGCGTTGTTGCTGGGCTTCGTTGATTTGCATGGCTTGTTGGTTGTGCATTGCAAGTATAGCAAATGTTGAGCAGGCAAAAAACAGCCGTTGATCTGGGCATTTATTTGCAAAATAGCATTACCAAAGCTGAAGGGCTGCACGATGTGCAGGGGTAGCCCCGACGCTACGGTCGGGGCCGGAGCGGTAGCGGAGCCCGGAGCAGCGTGAACGACTGATGCTATGTGTACAAAAGCTGAGAGCCCCTGTATATGCATTGTATAACGTGCATAGGCCGGGGCTTTTATGTTGAGCTATTCAATAGCTGAAAAGTCTTAATACCGCAATGTAGCGCCGAGCCAGGCCATGATGCCGACGCCATTTTGAATGGCGGCTTCGTCTACATTGAAAGTGGGCGTATGTACGCCGCTGGTAATGCCTTTGGCTTCGTTCATCACGCCGAGGCGGAAGAAGCAGGCGGGTATTTGCTGGGCATAGTAGCCGAAGTCTTCGGCACCCATCCGCATTTCGGTTTCTTCAATGTGGCTGTCGCCAAAATAAGTGGCGGCTAACGCTCTTGCATTGCTGTTGAGGCGTTCGTTGTTGAGTACAGTGGGATAGCCCACATCAATATGCACACTCATGTCTACACCCATGGCTTCGCCAAGGTGCTGCACATGACGGCGGATGAGCTCATGTGCTTTGAAACGCCACTCTTCGTTCATGCAGCGCAAAGTGCCCATGAGCTTTACTTCGCTGGGAATAACATTGGTGGTATGCCCGCCCTGAAAGGAGGAAATGCTGAGCACGGAAGGGTTGAAAGGATTGTTGTTGCGGCTGATAATTTGTTGCAATGAAATCACCAGATGCGAAGCTGCGACAATGGTATCGCTGGTGAGGTGTGGGGCTGCAGCGTGGCCGCCTTTGCTCTTCACGGTAAAATACAATTCATCGGCACTGGCCATAACTGTGCCACTGCGAAAACTCAACTGACCGGTAGCCAAGCCCGGATGTACATGCAGCGCTACAATGCCGTCGGGTTTGGGATTGCTGAGCACACCCTCTTTGATCAGGAGGCTGGCGCCACCGGGATTTTTTTCTTCACCGGGTTGAAAGATGAGTTTCACCGTGCCTTCCCAATATTCTTTTGTTTCATGAAGAATACGGGCTGCACCCAGCAGGCAGGTGGTATGTACATCGTGGCCACAAGCATGCATGATGCCTGGTCGGGTACTTTTGTATGACAGGTCGTTTTCTTCCTGAATGGGCAGGGCATCAATATCTGCCCGAAGGGCAATGATGCGGCTGTCGGGATTCTTACCTTGTATCAACGCTACTACACCGGTGGTTGCCATTACTTCGAAAGCAATGCCCAGTTTGGTGAGCTCGGCCTGAATGAAAGCGGATGTTTCAAACTCCTGATAGCTGAGCTCAGGATGGCTGTGTAAATGATGGCGTATCGCTATGCAGTCCGATTGATATGCGGCTGCTTTTTGTTGTATGATTTCTTGTAGTGTAGTAGACATCCTCAATATCCTTTTTCGTCTTTTTCGGCAGCCAGTAATTTGGCTTCTTCTTCGGCAGTTACTTTAATGATGTCGTTCATCACAAACAAACTACCCGTAAAATATTTGCTGAGTTCTTTCCTGAATTTTTCTGCGTCTTCCCGTTTTACAAAATCGCCGGCTTTGAGTTTGAAATACGGTGCCTGATAGGCCATGTACACGCCTTTGTCGGGAAAGTATTTGAGCAGGTCGGCCTTGGTTTTGTTGGCCAGGTCGCGGTTGTTGCTGTTGAGCACCATCACCCGGTAGCCTTTCCATTGGCCGGCGCTGTTTTTGTACACCGATACCTTGTTGATTTGCGCCTGCTTTTCTGCCAGCCAGTTTACTCTTGGGTCGGCATGTACCACTGCGGTAGCGGTGCTGTCTGTTTGTTGAGCATGCAATGCGAAGCTGCACAGGAGCAAGGCTGCAATGACGGGTAAAAATTTAGTCCAGTTCATAGGTGCAAATTTAACGGTGGGGGTGTAGTAGCTGTTGCGCAGCCTGTTAATATTGGGTAGTGGATGCTTTGCCCTGTGCCAATGCAATGCCGCTGCTGGTACCTAAACGGGTAGCGCCGGCATCCATTAGTGCTTCAGCAAAAGCTGCATCTCTGATGCCACCAGAAGCTTTGATTTGGATGTGGGCAGGCAGGTTTTTGCGCATCAGTTCAACGGCATGAACGCTGGCACCTTTTTCGGCGTAGCCGGTAGAGGTTTTCATAAAATGCACACCTGCTGCACCATAAATTTCGCAGCATTTAATGATTTCATCATCGGTGAGAACGCCACTTTCGATAATTACTTTGATGGTTCTGTTGTTGGCAGTAATCACCGGCATCAGGTGGTTGATTTCATTCGCCACAAATGTCCAGTCGTTATTTTTGATGGCCGTAAAGTTGATGACCACATCGAGTTCATCGGCACCATCTACAATGGCCAGCAAGGTCTCGGCCAGTTTGGCTTCGATGGCTGAGTAGCCAAAGGGGAAACCGATAACAGTAGCCACTTTTACGCTGCTACCTTCCAGAGCTTGCTTGGCTTGTTTTACAAACAGCGGTGGTACACATACGGCGGTAAAGCCTTGTGTTTTGGCTTCTTCGCAGAGTAACTCAACCTGGCTGGCCAGCATACCAGGTTTGAGTAAAGTATGGTCTACGGCGGCGGCTATATTATGCTTCATGTTCGATGCGGTGTTTTTTGTTTTCAAAAAGATTGTGCAGCGTCCACGGAATGCTGCGTACAAAATGTTGCTTGCGGTGGGGGCATTCTTGCACCTGACAAATGCGGCAGCTGAAGGGCAGGCAGCCATCGGTGTGGGTGAAGATTTCTAAACTACTGCCAAACTCATGCCGCACTGCATTGGTGAGCAGGTCTACTTCGGCGTGGGCTTCGTGTACATTGAGGTACCATGGAATGGTGAGGTGGCAATCAACATGCATTTGATTGCCGTATTTGATGATGCGCAGGTTGTGCAAGTCAATCCAGTTTGGCTGGCGTTCTTTGTTGAGCAGCGTTACCATTTGTTGCAACAAATCGGTGTCGGCTTCATCCATAATGCCGGCTACGCTTTTGCGTACAATACCAATGCCGGTGAAGATGATGAGCAAGCCAAACAGCAATGCCACGGCACTATCCACCCATTGCCATTGGGTAAACATGAGGAGCAACAAACCCGCCACCAATCCTGCGGTGGAATAGGCATCACTCTTCAGGTGTTTGCCGGTGGCTACAATGGCCAGTGAATTGTTTTTGTGTCCTGTTTTTTCGGCAATAGCACCTACCAGATAATTTACCACACCGCTGATGGCAATCAATACCAAACCAATATCAAGCTGGTGAATGGGTGCGGGATGGAGCAGTTTTTGAATGGCTTCAATAATAATCCAGACACCTGCCACGCCAATGAGTGTGCCTTCAACACCGGCTGATAAAAATTCAGCCTTCCCGTGTCCGTAAGGGTGGTCTTTGTCGCGGGGCTTGGCTGCCACATACAAACTGTATAAACTAATGCCACCGGCAACTACGTTGACAATACTTTCCAGTGCATCGGTTAAGATGGCTACTGAATGCGTAACGTAGTAAGCGGCAAACTTGAGGATGAGCAGCACAACTCCCACCAGCGTTACCCAACGTTGTACCCGAAAGGATTGGAGTGTTGCTTCTCTTGCCGGCATGTAAAAATATTAGATGAGGGTGATGGTAGGCACGATGGCGCTGTTTTTGCGGAGCATGGCTGCTACACCACAATATTTTTCCAACGACAGCGAAACGGCTCTTTTTACTTTGTCTTCATCTTCAGGTGCTGCATCTATTTTGTATTCAATGTGGATGTCTTGAAACACTTTGGGATGCTCGGTTACAGGTTCACTTTCAGCTTCAATTTCCAGCTTGGTAAACGGTACTTTCATTTTGGTGAGAATTTCCACCACATCAATGCCGCTGCAGCCGGCAAGGCCGCTCAGCAACAAAGCTTTGGGGCTAAAGGCCAGTCGCTTGCCATCGGGGCCGGTAGCGCCATTCAAGTTGATTACATGTTCGTCGTATTCGCTTGTCGAATGCCATGTCATTCGACCATTTGGTAACTGTTTTCATTCGGTAAAATATCAGCTTTGTTTGGTTGCAGAAATATAATTGCGTTATGCCATGGCAAACTGGTAGCGGGCATACACTTCGTCCCAGTTCACAATGTTCCACCAGGCAGCAATGTAATCGGCCCGTTTGTTTTGGTATTTGAGATAATAAGCATGTTCCCAAACATCCAACGCAAGAATGGGGTATCCTTTCAGTTCACTCACATCCATCAGCGGATTGTCTTGATTTGGGGTGCTGCCAATTTTCAGTTGCTTGTTGGCATCTACCACCAACCAAGCCCAGCCACTGCCAAAGCGGCTGGTACCTGCAGCTGCAAAAGCAGTACGCATGTCGGCTTCTGAACCAAACTGCTTTTCGATAGCAGCTTTGAGTGCAGCAGGCATAGCTGCACCACCGGGTTTCATAAAGCGCCAAAAACTTTCGTGGTTGTAATGGCCGCCGGCATTGTTGCGCAGCTTGGCGCTGTACTTGCTCATGTTGGCAAACAGTGTTTCCAACTGCTTGGTGTCGGGGGCTTCTGCAGCCAATGCTTCGGTCATGTTTTTGGTGTAGGCCGCTGCATGTTTGCTATAATGAATTTCCATGGTAGCGGCATCGATTGATGGCAGCAACGCATTGTAATCATAACCCAGTGGACGTTGTATCAGTCCGGGTGTGCCGGCATAGAATTTACTCGCAGTAGCTTGAGCTTTATTGCCACAAGCACTGAGGCTGGCCAATGCACCGCCTGCCACCACTATACCAGCAGCCGCTTTCGAACCTTCGGTTAAGAAATTTCTTCTGTTCATGCTTCGTTTTTTGTGGCATTGCGCCGGATGATTTTTTTGAATTGCACCGCTGTGCGGTAGTAAAATTCTTTGTTGAACAATTGTGAATCCCGCATGGCTTTGTATCCTAAGAAAATGCCAATGGGCACCATTACAATAGAAGGAAGCCATGTGCCAACAAAAGGAGAGAGCACGGCTTCTTTGGCCAGCTTTTCTCCCGTGGTATTCAGCAAATGAAAAATAGCAAAAAAGATAACGGCAAAAACCAGCGGCGTACCTATGCCGCCCTTGCGAATGATGGAACCCAGTGGTGCACCAATCAGAAACATCACAAAGCAGGCAAAGGACAAGGCAAACTTCTGATGCATGCCAATCATGTATTCCCGTATTTCTCTGCTACGGCCATTGTAATCGGCGTAAAAAATATCCATGGAAGATTTGGCCGCATTCAGCTTGCTCAAAGCCATATCTGCCAAAATGGTTTTGGTACTGTCGGGAAAAATTTTGTTGGCCGTTTTGGGCAAGGTTTTGGGGTTGACCGTCGGCAGTTTCAATTTGTTGCTGTCGTAAAGTTTTACAAAAGCAAAATTGCCGCTCACATCCGTTTGTATTCTTTTCGACAGGGAATCTTTCTTTACTACGACGGAATCCATGAAGTGTTTCAACTGGCGTACACTCAACATGCGGTAGTTGTCTTTAAACAAACTGTCGTTGGATTCTACCCGAAAAAAACTGGTGAGGTCAAAAATCTTTTCATACTCATCAAAACCTACCCGAATGAGTTCTGTATTTACCGTACTGCGCATGCCTCTTTCTTCGTAGCGGGTGCCATGCTTCAGGTGAAATTTCAGGAAACGTTTGTCGCTGCTCACTGTCATCGAACCACTGTCGGCCAGTATCACATTGTCTTGCAGGTAGTTTCCTTTTTCATAAATGATGACGTCTTTAATGAGAGCACCATCATTTTCTTTGCTACCCAATTTAATCACGTATCCTTCAATGTTGTCGTAAAACACACCCGGTTTGATATCGAACGCAGGTTTGGAGTACACAATCTCATACTTCAGTTTGTTCAGTTTGAGATTGACAATGGGAATGATATTGTTGTTGAACAAAAAAGCGACGCCTACAATCAATATGCTGGCGGCAAGTATGGGCCGCATAAATCTCAACAACGATATGCCGGCCGATTTAATGGCAACGAGTTCATAGCTTTCACCCAAATTGCCAAAGGTCATAATGGTGGATAGCAGCATAGCCAGCGGCAGGGCTACGGGTACCCAACTGGCTGCCACATACAACACTACTTCGCCCAACGTGGCCATATCAATACCTTTACCCACAAAGTCGTCGATCCAGAGCCAGAAGAATTGCAGAATGAGTACAAAAATGGCAATGAGAAACGTGGCAAGAAATGGACCGATGAAAGCCCGCAGTATTAATTTGTCTAATTGTTTAATCACTCCGTAAATGGATTTGCCCGTTAGGTCGCCAAAATTAGCACTTTCAACTGCAGAATGGCAGTTGGCTTTTGAGGATCAGTTCATTTTAACGAAGCACCGCATTATTGCGGAGGTTTATGAGATCTTCGGATGCCTTGCCGATGCCTACCGCCAGCAGGCTGTAGGGTTGGCAAAGCAATATCCGCAAGCCTTTGCGGGGCAGCCCAGAATTTCGAAAGGAGAGCAATACGAACAAATGCCCTGGGTAATGCTCGACTATCCGCGGTGTTTTGACAACGAAGGGCATTTTGCCATCCGCAGTTTTTTCTGGTGGGGGCATCATTTCAGCATTCGCTTACATGTAAGCGGGCAATATGCAAGTGATTTATCCGCAGCAGTAGAGCGGTTGGGCCAGCAAGGCTGGCAAGTAGGGCAAACGAACGATCCATGGGATTATGAATTGCCCAACGCACATTGGCAGCAGTTACACACTGCACCAGCAAGTGAGCTTTGGTTGATAGCTGGCAAAAAAATACCTGTAACCGATTGGGCACAGGCATTTCAATTTTATGTAGCGGCTTTTGCCGAACTCATGACGGAGTTGCAACAGGCTTAGTTGCCCAAGCGGTGAAACAGGTCTTTTACCTGATAATCCCACAATTGGCTTTGGTCTTTGATGTCTGCTTTTTCAGCAAAATCGGTAATCACCAAAATGGTCTGATTGCTCACTTCTGTTTTCTCAATGCGGAATTCGAAGTATTCATCAGGACCAGTATGCGACCAACGGAATCGTACAAATTTGTCCTGCTCTTGTTCTACTACCGAGGCTTTTTCAGTGGCACCATTCCAGGTAAACAGCCAAACATTGTCTTTATCATCCACTTTATCTGCAAACCATTCTTGCAAACCATTAGAGGTGGCCAGGAATTCGTACAAAATGGTGGGGGAGCACCTAACGGGATATTCTAGTGTGAATTTTTGCTTCTTACTCATCTACTTCGCAGGAGTTATTGTGGTTCAAATTGCGATGCGTGCAATAATAGAAAATAAATTAACGCATCAAAATAATTTTTACTACCCTCCTTGTTCATCTCAACTGGCCAAAACCCTCCACAAACAAGGGTTTTCGGGGTTATTTTTTTGCTTTTCGGGCAGTTTTTTTGGATTGGGGTTTCACTATCCCTTAACTTTCATACTGAGAT
The Phnomibacter ginsenosidimutans genome window above contains:
- a CDS encoding LptF/LptG family permease, producing MIKQLDKLILRAFIGPFLATFLIAIFVLILQFFWLWIDDFVGKGIDMATLGEVVLYVAASWVPVALPLAMLLSTIMTFGNLGESYELVAIKSAGISLLRFMRPILAASILIVGVAFLFNNNIIPIVNLKLNKLKYEIVYSKPAFDIKPGVFYDNIEGYVIKLGSKENDGALIKDVIIYEKGNYLQDNVILADSGSMTVSSDKRFLKFHLKHGTRYEERGMRSTVNTELIRVGFDEYEKIFDLTSFFRVESNDSLFKDNYRMLSVRQLKHFMDSVVVKKDSLSKRIQTDVSGNFAFVKLYDSNKLKLPTVNPKTLPKTANKIFPDSTKTILADMALSKLNAAKSSMDIFYADYNGRSREIREYMIGMHQKFALSFACFVMFLIGAPLGSIIRKGGIGTPLVFAVIFFAIFHLLNTTGEKLAKEAVLSPFVGTWLPSIVMVPIGIFLGYKAMRDSQLFNKEFYYRTAVQFKKIIRRNATKNEA
- a CDS encoding DUF2200 domain-containing protein, encoding MHNQQAMQINEAQQQRIANMSFASVYPHYIAKVEKKGRSKAELDEVILWLTGYTADELQAHINSKTNFENFFGQARLHPNAHLITGVICGYRVEDIEHPLTQQVRYLDKLVDELAKGKKMEKILRQ
- a CDS encoding cation diffusion facilitator family transporter, which codes for MPAREATLQSFRVQRWVTLVGVVLLILKFAAYYVTHSVAILTDALESIVNVVAGGISLYSLYVAAKPRDKDHPYGHGKAEFLSAGVEGTLIGVAGVWIIIEAIQKLLHPAPIHQLDIGLVLIAISGVVNYLVGAIAEKTGHKNNSLAIVATGKHLKSDAYSTAGLVAGLLLLMFTQWQWVDSAVALLFGLLIIFTGIGIVRKSVAGIMDEADTDLLQQMVTLLNKERQPNWIDLHNLRIIKYGNQMHVDCHLTIPWYLNVHEAHAEVDLLTNAVRHEFGSSLEIFTHTDGCLPFSCRICQVQECPHRKQHFVRSIPWTLHNLFENKKHRIEHEA
- a CDS encoding SPOR domain-containing protein — encoded protein: MNWTKFLPVIAALLLCSFALHAQQTDSTATAVVHADPRVNWLAEKQAQINKVSVYKNSAGQWKGYRVMVLNSNNRDLANKTKADLLKYFPDKGVYMAYQAPYFKLKAGDFVKREDAEKFRKELSKYFTGSLFVMNDIIKVTAEEEAKLLAAEKDEKGY
- a CDS encoding superoxide dismutase; protein product: MNRRNFLTEGSKAAAGIVVAGGALASLSACGNKAQATASKFYAGTPGLIQRPLGYDYNALLPSIDAATMEIHYSKHAAAYTKNMTEALAAEAPDTKQLETLFANMSKYSAKLRNNAGGHYNHESFWRFMKPGGAAMPAALKAAIEKQFGSEADMRTAFAAAGTSRFGSGWAWLVVDANKQLKIGSTPNQDNPLMDVSELKGYPILALDVWEHAYYLKYQNKRADYIAAWWNIVNWDEVYARYQFAMA
- a CDS encoding START-like domain-containing protein, with the translated sequence MSKKQKFTLEYPVRCSPTILYEFLATSNGLQEWFADKVDDKDNVWLFTWNGATEKASVVEQEQDKFVRFRWSHTGPDEYFEFRIEKTEVSNQTILVITDFAEKADIKDQSQLWDYQVKDLFHRLGN
- the deoC gene encoding deoxyribose-phosphate aldolase translates to MKHNIAAAVDHTLLKPGMLASQVELLCEEAKTQGFTAVCVPPLFVKQAKQALEGSSVKVATVIGFPFGYSAIEAKLAETLLAIVDGADELDVVINFTAIKNNDWTFVANEINHLMPVITANNRTIKVIIESGVLTDDEIIKCCEIYGAAGVHFMKTSTGYAEKGASVHAVELMRKNLPAHIQIKASGGIRDAAFAEALMDAGATRLGTSSGIALAQGKASTTQY
- a CDS encoding OsmC family protein, with amino-acid sequence MTWHSTSEYDEHVINLNGATGPDGKRLAFSPKALLLSGLAGCSGIDVVEILTKMKVPFTKLEIEAESEPVTEHPKVFQDIHIEYKIDAAPEDEDKVKRAVSLSLEKYCGVAAMLRKNSAIVPTITLI
- a CDS encoding M20 metallopeptidase family protein; the protein is MSTTLQEIIQQKAAAYQSDCIAIRHHLHSHPELSYQEFETSAFIQAELTKLGIAFEVMATTGVVALIQGKNPDSRIIALRADIDALPIQEENDLSYKSTRPGIMHACGHDVHTTCLLGAARILHETKEYWEGTVKLIFQPGEEKNPGGASLLIKEGVLSNPKPDGIVALHVHPGLATGQLSFRSGTVMASADELYFTVKSKGGHAAAPHLTSDTIVAASHLVISLQQIISRNNNPFNPSVLSISSFQGGHTTNVIPSEVKLMGTLRCMNEEWRFKAHELIRRHVQHLGEAMGVDMSVHIDVGYPTVLNNERLNSNARALAATYFGDSHIEETEMRMGAEDFGYYAQQIPACFFRLGVMNEAKGITSGVHTPTFNVDEAAIQNGVGIMAWLGATLRY